Proteins co-encoded in one Cercospora beticola chromosome 7, complete sequence genomic window:
- a CDS encoding uncharacterized protein (BUSCO:EOG09260PI1), whose translation MADTDTRRDYRDGGGRDRGYGGGGGGRGYNKRKRRDDDDYDQGFRNQRQRQEPPPGTRIRKGLLEIGEDLLRLPHEVAANVAKLAADNYEDDYVKDTFRVASLKLVLEQPFKIPFIAAVVLYANAEKSEMTEDVIKHVAQELQAAMDAGKLKEVKLLLRFLACLGPLFEQDGIVPILDELFDKAADLQTASTEDAVGIELCKIILLTIPYLIASSTDASSLAQKVGELLEKTEIIASTSHALEALVDPYPQQDGQEKAMACQSVVSLLQAQLNEEANNGWKLFCIPRVYDPSYKPAAVKTENGDGEGEGEGETNGVEEAKEPAKHTFPSITVPSTISAGTKILLPEVYFSLFADQEIESVPPTNNIAASLLRDATTDTINILDFNRNAVAKFLNEIDCYWAKDTFVKRSTTFDKLRDLPEGRPTWKPEDVTIDAIFSQIFQLPTPEHRLVYYHSLITESCKISPGAIAPSLGRAIRFLFRSIDQMDMELSYRFMDWFAHHLSNFEFRWKWTEWIPDVELPNLEPKKAFINGVLDKEIRLSFAKRIRATLPEPYHKLIPASKEKDIPDFKFANEQTPYAKEGQEVLALLKKKAPEDEIQKVLDSVHEQAAARGVADPLVASTDIYMTSILSIGSKSLSHVLSTIDRCKERLLNIGQSSESARRQVIASVVDFWSDHPGTAVNIVDKLLNYTIITPMSVISWALVDNMDRGRALASSQVYEMVSITMFKVTNRVRQVLGERNNLNLDYSSRKQIDEALPNERQAMRDLFAAIEDAVSAVANGAQDEMIERYDGDNNEQQLIQLWGQRWARVWRRKAAVEEAIVGEAVIGPLEEPAVVEQPDVMEDFDQVS comes from the exons ATGGCGGACACGGATACGCGACGCGACTATCGAGATGGGGGAGGCCGCGATCGCGGAtacggcggcggtggaggtggccGCGGCTACAACAAACGCAAGCGCAGAG atgatgatgactacGATCAGGGCTTCCGCAACCAGCGACAACGCCAGGAGCCGCCACCGGGCACGAGAATTAGGAAGGGTCTGCTCGAGATTGGCGAGGACCTGTTGCGTCTGCCGCATGAGGTGGCTGCGAACGTAGCCAAGCTGGCTGCAGACAACTACGAGGACGATTATGTCAAGGATACATTCCGGGTCGCTTCGCTCAAGCTGGTCTTGGAGCAGCCTTTTAAGATCCCATTCATTGCCGCTGTTGTGCTCTATGCGAATGCGGAAAAGTCAGAAATGACAGAAGATGTGATCAAGCATGTCGCACAAGAGCTGCAAGCTGCGATGGATGCTGGAAAACTCAAGGAAGTGAAGCTTCTGCTGCGCTTCCTGGCCTGCCTCGGACCTCTCTTCGAACAGGATGGAATTGTGCCAATCTTGGATGAGCTTTTCGACAAGGCGGCCGATTTGCAAACCGCTTCGACTGAGGATGCAGTCGGTATCGAACTCTGCAAGATCATCTTGCTCACGATCCCGTATCTTATTGCATCCTCCACGGACGCCTCATCTTTGGCGCAGAAGGTCGGAGAATTGCTCGAGAAGACCGAGATCATTGCATCCACTTCGCATGCTTTGGAGGCGCTCGTCGACCCATATCCTCAACAAGATGGTCAAGAGAAGGCTATGGCGTGCCAAAGTGTGGTCTCGCTCTTGCAAGCGCAACTTAACGAGGAGGCGAACAATGGCTGGAAGCTATTCTGCATACCGCGAGTCTACGATCCGAGTTACAAGCCGGCAGCTGTGAAGACCGAgaacggcgacggcgagggtgaaggcgaaggcgaaaCGAATGGCGTCGAGGAAGCCAAAGAACCAGCAAAGCACACCTTCCCGTCAATCACAGTACCGTCAACGATCAGTGCGGGAACTAAGATCTTGCTGCCAGAGGTCTACTTCTCCTTATTCGCGGACCAGGAGATCGAGTCGGTACCGCCGACCAACAACATCGCGGCGTCTCTCTTGCGTGATGCGACTACCGACACGATCAACATTCTGGACTTCAATCGAAACGCCGTGGCGAAGTTTCTTAATGAGATTGATTGCTATTGGGCGAAAGACACATTTGTCAAGCGTTCGACCACGTTTGACAAGCTACGCGATCTGCCAGAAGGCAGACCAACGTGGAAGCCAGAGGACGTCACGATCGATGCCATTTTCTCCCAGATTTTCCAATTACCCACACCGGAACACCGACTTGTGTATTATCACTCACTGATTACCGAGTCTTGCAAGATCTCGCCCGGCGCGATAGCTCCGAGTCTGGGGCGAGCGATCCGCTTCCTGTTCCGCAGCATCGATCAGATGGATATGGAGTTGTCTTATCGATTCATGGATTGGTTTGCTCATCATCTCAGCAATTTCGAGTTTCGATGGAAGTGGACCGAGTG GATACCTGACGTCGAGCTACCTAACCTCGAGCCGAAGAAGGCATTCATCAACGGAGTCTTGGATAAGGAGATCCGATTATCATTCGCAAAGCGTATTCGAGCAACCCTCCCGGAGCCTTACCACAAGCTCATTCCGGCCAGCAAGGAGAAAGATATTCCCGACTTCAAATTTGCCAACGAGCAGACCCCATATGCGAAGGAGGGCCAGGAAGTCCTGGCGCtattgaagaagaaggcgcctGAGGACGAGATCCAGAAAGTCCTCGATTCTGTTCACGAACAGGCAGCTGCTCGTGGAGTGGCAGATCCTCTTGTCGCATCCACGGACATCTACATGACCTCCATCCTCAGTATCGGATCCAAGTCACTGTCGCACGTGCTGTCGACCATTGATCGCTGCAAAGAGCGTCTCCTAAACATCGGACAATCGTCTGAGTCGGCGCGGAGACAGGTCATCGCTTCTGTAGTTGACTTCTGGTCGGATCACCCAGGCACTGCAGTCAACATCGTTGACAAGCTGCTCAACTACACCATCATCACGCCGATGAGTGTAATCTCCTGGGCGCTTGTGGACAATATGGATCGCGGACGGGCACTGGCTAGTAGCCAGGTCTACGAAATGGTGAGCATCACCATGTTCAAGGTCACGAACCGCGTGAGACAAGTCCTCGGTGAGCGCAACAATCTCAACTTGGACTACTCGAGCCGAAAGCAGATCGATGAGGCGCTGCCGAATGAGCGACAAGCTATGCGCGATCTGTTCGCCGCCATCGAGGACGCTGTCTCAGCAGTAGCGAACGGTGCTCAGGATGAGATGATTGAGCGCTATGATGGAGATAACAACGAGCAACAGCTTATTCAGCTCTGGGGTCAGCGCTGGGCCAGAGTTTGGAGACGCAAGGCTGCCGTCGAGGAAGCTATCGTCGGCGAGGCAGTCATTGGCCCGCTTGAGGAGCCTGCTGTCGTCGAGCAGCCTGACGTTATGGAGGACTTTGATCAGGTATCTTAG
- the CWF14 gene encoding G10 protein (BUSCO:EOG092652KR), producing MPAIRTAKNRKPPPDGFEDIEDTLLEFQNKMKDAENASHEGKKKHEMTWPVFQITHQRSRYIYDLYYDKEAIDKKLYDWLLKNGYADANLIAKWKKQGYEKLCCLRCIQTKETNFNSTCICRVPREQLKEDQEIQCVSCGCRGCSSSD from the exons ATGCCTGCCATCCGCACGGCCAAGAACCGAAAGCCGCCGCCAGATGGCTTCGAAGATATCGAAGATACTCTGCTCGAGTTCCAGAACAAGATGAAAGATGCCGAGAATGCCAGTCAtgagggcaagaagaagcacgaaATGACTTGGCCGGTCTTCCAAATCACTCATCAGC GCTCGAGGTACATCTACGATTTGTACTACGACAAAGAAGCCATCGACAAGAAGTTGTACGATTGGCTGCTCAAGAATGGCTACGCAGACGCCAACCTCATTGCCAAGTGGAAGAAGCAGGGCTATGAGAAGCTTTGCTGTCTGAGGTGCATCCAGACTAAGGAGACCAACTTCAACAGCACATGCATCTGCCGCGTGCCAAGAGAGCAGCTGAAAGAGGACCAGGAGATTCAGTGCGTCAGCTGTGGATGCAGAGGCTGCTCTAGCAGTGATTAG
- the GSK1 gene encoding Glycogen synthase kinase 1 (BUSCO:EOG09262KXK): MGGSEVIREKVQDGLTGETKEMQYTQCKIVGNGSFGVVFQTKLSPSGEDAAIKRVLQDKRFKNRELQIMRIVRHPNIVELKAFYYSNGDRKDEVYLNLVLEFVPETVYRASRHFNKLKSTMPILEVKLYIYQLFRSLAYIHSQGICHRDIKPQNLLLDPASGILKLCDFGSAKILVENEPNVSYICSRYYRAPELIFGATNYTTKIDVWSTGCVMAELMLGQPLFPGESGIDQLVEIIKVLGTPTRDQIRTMNPNYMEHKFPQIKPHPFSKVFRKADPNAIDLISRLLEYTPTQRLSAIDAMVHPFFDELRDPNTRLPDSRHAGGPSKDLPNLFDFSHHELSIAPHLNAQLVPAHMKPVLAGKGLDIDNLTPLTKDQMMARLD, translated from the exons ATGGGAG GTTCCGAAGTCATTCGCGAAAAGGTGCAGGATGGCCTGACCGGCGAAACCAAGGAGATGCAGTACACACAGTGCAAGATTGTGGGCAATGGCAGCTTTGGCGTCGTGTTCCAGACCAAATTGTCTCCTTCGGGCGAAGATGCGGCCATCAAGCGCGTGCTTCAGGACAAGCGATTCAAG AACCGAGAATTGCAAATCATGCGAATCGTCCGCCACCCCAATATTGTCGAACTCAAGGCATTCTACTACTCCAACGGAGACAGG AAAGATGAGGTCTATCTCAACCTGGTCCTCGAGTTTGTTCCGGAGACGGTCTACAGAGCTTCACGCCACTTCAACAAGCTGAAGAGCACGATGCCTATCCTCGAGGTCAAGCTGTACATCTACCAGCTTTTCCGCTCCCTCGCCTACATCCACTCCCAAGGCATCTGTCACCGAGATATAAAGCCGCAGAACTTACTCCTCGATCCTGCCTCGGGCATCCTCAAGCTGTGCGATTTCGGTAGCGCAAAGATCTTGGTGGAAAATGAGCCCAATGTCTCGTACATCTGCTCGCGTTACTACCGTGCGCCGGAACTCATTTTCGGTGCCACGAACTACACCACCAAGATTG ATGTCTGGTCCACGGGCTGTGTCATGGCAGAGCTGATGCTCGGGCAACCTTTGTTCCCAGGAGAGTCTGGTATCGATCAATTAGTGGAGATCATCAAAGTGCTTGGCACGCCCACTCGTGATCAGATTCGGACTATGAATCCGAACTACATGGAGCACAAGTTCCCACAAATCAAGCCGCATCCATTCAGCAAG GTGTTTAGGAAGGCCGATCCGAATGCAATCGACTTGATCTCGCGTCTGTTGGAGTACACACCCACGCAGCGTCTGTCGGCAATTGACGCCATGGTGCATCCATTCTTCGACGAGCTCAGAGATCCGAACACGCGACTTCCAGACTCGCGCCACGCAGGCGGACCCAGCAAGGATCTGCCAAatctcttcgacttctcccaTCATG AGTTGTCGATCGCACCACATTTGAACGCTCAGCTCGTCCCAGCGCACATGAAGCCGGTACTGGCTGGCAAGGGGCTAGACATCGACAATTTGACACCACTGACCAAGGATCAAATGATGGCGCGTCTGGACTGA